DNA sequence from the Candidatus Eremiobacteraceae bacterium genome:
AGCGCGTACGATCTGCCGCCAGGGCCTCCGCTGTACGAAGTATCGACGATCATCGCGCCCGTGAGGCGGCATGGCGAACCGGTAAGTGCGGATGCGGCGATCGGCACGCGCGGATCGGGCAGCTGCGCCGTCCGTCGACACGATGGCTCGTGCGCATACACCTGAGCTGCCTGAGACAGCGCTGATTGCACTGCGATGTAATGAGCAAAGACGGTCGGCGCTATCGCTAGCGCGACGGCGACAAGTCCGTAGAGGATGTAGACGAGCGCTGTGGCCCTAGACATCGCGGCGCTCGAACGAAGCGATCGCCGCCACAAGCATGCCGGCGACCCACAGCGCCGTCCAGATAAGGTAGGCGTGCGTCGGCGGTGATGTGACGGTGATCGGATTGACGGTCAGCTGCGCACTGGCCGCCACCATGAGCGTTGGCTCGAGGCTGAAGATAGCGCCACGCCACAATCCGCCTGTGGGTACGATGAGGCTGACGATCGTGCAAGCCGTGCGGATCGCGCCGTTGTGATACGCCGTCGCGACCGCATCGGCGACCTGAGCTATCCAAGCCACACCGTAGAGAGCGACACAGACGATTCCGACGGCGATCGGCGAGAATCGCGTACTGCCGGCGATGCCGAGCGCGAGCAGGACGACGGCCCCGGAGGAGATGTACGCGAGCGCCGCTGCCGGATGGGGAGGCGCATAGCCCGTTATCGCATGGATGACCGAAAACTCCAGCGCGCCCGTGATGAAGACGTACGCGCCGATGGCGACCGCTAGGCCAAGAAATCTTCCTAGCACGACGTCGCGGCGGCGTAGCGGTCTCGGCAGGATTGCGAGCGCGATGCCGCTCTCGATATCGCTCGCGATCGAAGGAGCGGCGAGAAACGCGCCGCCGACCGCAAGCACCATGCCGAACATATGCGCCAGCAGGATGACTTGCATGGCATTTGCCATCGCTTCTTCCCCGCCGCCTGCGGCCGCGGAGGAATGTGCGAGCGAGAACTCATGCAACTTGTAGAATGCCCAACCCGTAAGACCGACGCAGATCGCGGTGAGCGCGGCTACCGCCCCGACGACGCGACGGCGGACCAGCTCGAAAAGTGTGAGCCTAGCGATTATCAGCAGCGGCATCATCCGGCTCTGCGAGAAGATTGAGGAAGCGTTCTTCAAGCGTCGGCGTTTCGCCGGCCACAGCAAGTATTCGGGCCCCGGCGGCGGCGAGTGCGCGGACGAGATCTGGGGTCTTCGCGTCCGCGATGCCGTCGACGAGCAAGGTCAAGGCGCCGATCTGTTCGACGCGGCCGAAACGCGCTGCGATCGCCGCAGCATCCGGCGACGCTTCGGCCAGCCTGATTCTCACCCTGGTCGAGCGGCCGAGAAGATCCGCAAGATCACCCCCTCCGACCACGCGTCCCCGATCGATGATCGCCACTCGATCGCAGACCTGCTCGACTTCGCTCAGCAGATGTGAATTCAAGAAGACCGTCGCACCGCGCGACTTGACGGCGCGAAGCACGTCGCGCACCTCGCGCCGGCCGAGCGGATCGAGCGCAGACGTCGGTTCGTCGAGGAAAACGATTTCGGGCTCGGCGACGAGCGCGACCCCGAGTCCCAGCCGTTGCTGCATCCCCTTGGAATAGGATGCGACCCGGTCATCGCCGCGTTCCCGCAGTCCGACAAGTTCGAGGACGTCGTCGATCGCCGTGCGTCGCCGCGCGCGCGCGACGGAAGCAAGCGTGCAATGAAGCTCGAGAACCTCGCGCGCGGTCAGCCAATCTTGAAAGCGGAACAGCTCAGGCAAATAGCCGACGCGGCGACGCATGTCCAGATCGGAAGGTGGAGCGCCGAGTATCGATGCTTGACCGGACGTCGGGTGAGCAAGGCCCAAGAAAAGTTTTATCGCCGTCGTCTTCCCCGCGCCGTTCGGGCCGAGAAAACCGAATATCTCGCCGCGCGGCACGGACATGTTCAACCCGCGCAGCCCGGCGATCTCACCGTACCACTTCGTAAGATCTTGAGCAAAGACGGCGGGCGTGCTGTCCGGTCGCAATGGTGGTGGGGCAGCGACAGATGCGATCAGCGCATGCTCTCTGCGATCGCGAGAATGTCGCGTTGCCGGAGCTGCCCGGCGACCGCGTGGATCACGCCGTTTTTCTGCCAGATCACGATGCCTCCCACGCCGGTGTCATCTCCGATGCCGAGTGCGTCGACGCCTTGCACGCGAACGCGCTGGCCAAACGCGCGATCGATCGGCACGGGGATCGGAACGGTCGTGGTTGGATCGCCGATCGCTCGGATCTGGGCGGCCAACGCGGGCGATACCCCGGGTTGCTCGAGAAGGTACGTCTCGATTTCGGCGACGGTCGCACCGGTGGACGTCACCGTCGGAACCGGCGCCTGTACGATGACGAGCGGCGGAAAGCTGCGCTCCCGTGATGCGTCCGCGCTCGTCTCGCGGCGCGGCGGCGATTCCGAACTTCGAACTGCGATTGGCTCGCCGTATGCGACGATGACGGCGGGCCGCGTCCGAAGTTCGAGCGTCGAGCCGTCAAGCGTCCGAGGCATGTTCTGTTGCGGGCGGCCGCGCGGTGTCGTCGCCCACATCTTTCGCGCGCTGAAGGTGAAACTGGAATCGGAACCCGACGTGACGGAGTATCTCGCGCCGGAAGGAACGCCCTTCGGCAGCCACGTGGGAATTTCCAGCGGGAAACCAGCGAGCGCGGCGGCGGCCGCCGGTCCGGTCACACTGCGGACCTGAGGCGCGACGCGCTGCGTCATGGTGCCGAAGCGGGTGAGATCCGGAAGAGAGACGATCTCGCTGCGGCTCACCGGCAGCGCGACAAACTGTTCGGGTTCGAAGATCGTCAGGAAATTGCGCGCGTACGTGCCCGCGGGCGTGCACGCGAGCAGACACACAGCCGCCGCCGCTGCGGTGGCGGCGATCAGCCAAGGTCCGGAAAGCGCAAAAGAGCGACGTCGAGCAAGGCGCGCAGAAACGGACCGCCACGCAGTCGCGCTATCGGCAGCTTGATCCTGGATCTCCGGCGCATCAGCGCGCAAAGCGCTCCGAAAAGCGGCTTCTATCTGACCGGCATCATCGGCCATGGTGCGAAGCTTCGCCTTGCATGCTTCGCACGACGCGACATGCGCAGCGTGCGCGAGGCTGAGGGAGCGGTCGTCGTCTAGATATCGCCGAAGCATGCCGTCAACGGGATGGCCCATCTTCAAGCTCCTTTTTCAGGGCGAGTTCCGCCCGGCGCAACAACGTGCCCACTTGATTCGCGTTCATGCCGAGGGCTGCACCGACCTCGGCGTATGACAGACCCGCGTGTCGCAAGGTCAACGCTGTGGCATGCCTCGTACCGATCCGGGTCAGCGCGACGCGGACGCGGTCGCGCATCTCACGCTCGGCGATCGCAGCGGACGGGTCAGAAGGCGGCGTCACTGCGCGTGCTGCGACGACGGCATCAGCCATCTCACGCTGTCGGCGACGTTTGCGAGTTCGAAGTTCGTTCAATGCTGCATGAGCGGCGGCGACGTGAAGCCAGCGCGCAGCATAGGCGGCTTGCGGCCGATGGAGCCGATGAAACGAAACGAAGACGTCTTGCGCTACGTCCTCTGCCGCGTGCACATCAAAGAGAACACGCCGCGCGATCGCGACGACTTTGCTGTATTCGCGGTGGAAAAGAGCCTCGAACGCGCAGCTCTCCCGTTCGTTTGCGAGCGTAGAATCCAACCGTAACGCGATTTCCGCCAACTGCGCCTCCGCACGAGGATCATTCACGTATCCGATTCTTTCAGCACCGCGGGCTCGCGCGATGTGACATGGTACGCTTACTTTGTATCGCAAAGGAAGTCCTGCACGCCGTCGCGCGCCGGGAGGGAGCGGGCGTACCTCGCCGAAAATCGAGCGGTCGCGGCGACATAGCCAAGTGGTAAGGCAGGGCTCTGCAAAAGCCCGATCCCCAGTTCGACTCTGGGTGTCGCCTCCACGACAGTCCGCAGGGCCCCTTGTAGGCCCTCGCTCCTATCTCACGCTCGTTGATCTCACGGAGTCCATGGCGCGCGCGACGAGTACGACGCGAAACGTCCCGCCGAGCCGCTTGAGCATGCCGCTGAACGAACTCAGCGGCGTCACGCCGGCGCTCGTTTCGCTTTTCGCTCGGCTTGGTGTGCTCACGGTCGGCGATTTGATCCGACACTATCCTCACCGCTACGACGATCTACGCGAGATAACGCCAATCGCGAGCCTCGCGCACAACGCAGCGAGCGAAGCGAACGTGATCGGCATCATCCGTCAGTTCTCGCACGTACGGCTGCGCGGGCGAGTCAAGTCGAAGTCGACGGCCGTCATCGACGACGGCACAGGACAACTGCAAGCGGTCTGGTTCGGGCGTCCGTATCTCGGTAAGCAGCTCAGCGTCGGCACGCGCGTCTTCGTTCGCGGTCGGGTCGAGAGCACGCTCGCCGGCGCGAAGATGTCGGTATCGCAGCATCGCGTCGTCGCATCTGGTGAAGAACTGATCGGCGAACTCGTACCGGTCTACGCACTGACCGCAGGGTTGCCGAATCGCGTCGTCCGCCGATGGGTCGGTCGCGCGCTCAACTTTATCGCCACCGATGCGGCAGCCGTCGCGGAGCTCGACCCGTTGCCGGCGCCGGTCAACGCCCGGCACGCCTTTCGCGACGCGCGCTGGGCGCTGCAGACGATACACGCACCGGGATCGCTCGAAGACGCCGCGCTCGCTCGCAAGCGGCTTGTATTCGAAGAGTTCTTTCTGCTTGCGGCTCATGCGGCACGGCGCCGTGCCGAGTATGCCGGCGAGCGCGCGCCGGATTTCGGAATCGTGTCGTCGTCTAAGGCGCGAGCTTCCTTTGCCGCGGACGTCGAAAGCCTGATGCCGTTTCGGCTCACCGCGGCACAGAGGCGCTGCGTCGCCGAACTGACATCTGACATGCTCCGCGCCGCGCCGATGAACCGGCTCCTGCAAGGCGACGTCGGATCGGGCAAGACTGCGGTCGCCGCCGCTGCGGTATTGCTCGCTGCGCGTGCCGGTCACCAAAGCGCGTTCATGGCCCCGACCGAGATCCTTGCGATGCAGCATTTCCAAAAATTAGGTCCGCGTTTGGGTGCGAACGGCATCAGGTCCGCGCTGCTCGTCGGCGGACTGCGCGCGCGCACAAGGGCCGAAACGATTGCACGGATCAAAGAGCATGACGTCGAACTCGTCGTCGGCACACACGCGCTGCTGACGGACGATGTCGAATTCAGCTCGCTCGGACTCGCGATCATCGACGAGCAGCACCGCTTCGGCGTGCTGCAACGCGCGGAACTTCGCGCGAAGGCCGGCGGCTGGACGCCGCATACGCTCGTGATGACCGCTACGCCCATTCCGCGTACGCTCGCGCAAGCGCTGTATGCAGATCTGGATTTGAGCGTGCTCGACGAATTGCCGCCCGGCCGGCGTCCGGTGAAGACCTTCGTGCGCACGCCGGAGCAGAAGGAGAAGATATTTGCCTTCGTGCGGGAG
Encoded proteins:
- a CDS encoding ABC transporter permease, translating into MPLLIIARLTLFELVRRRVVGAVAALTAICVGLTGWAFYKLHEFSLAHSSAAAGGGEEAMANAMQVILLAHMFGMVLAVGGAFLAAPSIASDIESGIALAILPRPLRRRDVVLGRFLGLAVAIGAYVFITGALEFSVIHAITGYAPPHPAAALAYISSGAVVLLALGIAGSTRFSPIAVGIVCVALYGVAWIAQVADAVATAYHNGAIRTACTIVSLIVPTGGLWRGAIFSLEPTLMVAASAQLTVNPITVTSPPTHAYLIWTALWVAGMLVAAIASFERRDV
- a CDS encoding ABC transporter ATP-binding protein, with amino-acid sequence MRPDSTPAVFAQDLTKWYGEIAGLRGLNMSVPRGEIFGFLGPNGAGKTTAIKLFLGLAHPTSGQASILGAPPSDLDMRRRVGYLPELFRFQDWLTAREVLELHCTLASVARARRRTAIDDVLELVGLRERGDDRVASYSKGMQQRLGLGVALVAEPEIVFLDEPTSALDPLGRREVRDVLRAVKSRGATVFLNSHLLSEVEQVCDRVAIIDRGRVVGGGDLADLLGRSTRVRIRLAEASPDAAAIAARFGRVEQIGALTLLVDGIADAKTPDLVRALAAAGARILAVAGETPTLEERFLNLLAEPDDAAADNR
- a CDS encoding sigma-70 family RNA polymerase sigma factor, with protein sequence MNDPRAEAQLAEIALRLDSTLANERESCAFEALFHREYSKVVAIARRVLFDVHAAEDVAQDVFVSFHRLHRPQAAYAARWLHVAAAHAALNELRTRKRRRQREMADAVVAARAVTPPSDPSAAIAEREMRDRVRVALTRIGTRHATALTLRHAGLSYAEVGAALGMNANQVGTLLRRAELALKKELEDGPSR
- the recG gene encoding ATP-dependent DNA helicase RecG translates to MARATSTTRNVPPSRLSMPLNELSGVTPALVSLFARLGVLTVGDLIRHYPHRYDDLREITPIASLAHNAASEANVIGIIRQFSHVRLRGRVKSKSTAVIDDGTGQLQAVWFGRPYLGKQLSVGTRVFVRGRVESTLAGAKMSVSQHRVVASGEELIGELVPVYALTAGLPNRVVRRWVGRALNFIATDAAAVAELDPLPAPVNARHAFRDARWALQTIHAPGSLEDAALARKRLVFEEFFLLAAHAARRRAEYAGERAPDFGIVSSSKARASFAADVESLMPFRLTAAQRRCVAELTSDMLRAAPMNRLLQGDVGSGKTAVAAAAVLLAARAGHQSAFMAPTEILAMQHFQKLGPRLGANGIRSALLVGGLRARTRAETIARIKEHDVELVVGTHALLTDDVEFSSLGLAIIDEQHRFGVLQRAELRAKAGGWTPHTLVMTATPIPRTLAQALYADLDLSVLDELPPGRRPVKTFVRTPEQKEKIFAFVRERVGEGRQAYVVCAAIDESESALHSAVEQAEELRRGAFAGLRVALLHGKMTTKQKDETMRLLADGFIQVLIATTVVEVGIDVQNASVMVVLDADRFGLAQLHQLRGRVGRGADASYCILVASDRSGEERERLDILAGTNDGFKVAEADFRLRGSGDFAGTRQHGQSELRLADLIRDLPVFEEAKREADLVFSRDPELKKPANAALKRTLDARERSASLRITS